One genomic segment of Erysipelotrichaceae bacterium 66202529 includes these proteins:
- a CDS encoding peptidoglycan bridge formation glycyltransferase FemA/FemB family protein, whose amino-acid sequence MHYYNDISEKEDIILEFTTLTPQEYEAFQNQHPYRDFMNSRKAMKLKEIQNWEVEYVGVKEQDTILCATPLTSIPVMKVYRFFYAQRGFLIDYHNEELLQYFTKELTAYLKRKKGLYMVVDPNVLYKERDMNGELVEQGFDNSYVIDHMIKAGYEHQGFTKDFQVISEIRWMFSLYLDGKDEATLLKGMHQQTRWSVNKTLKQGIQVRKLSVDELHIFLDMMHHTSQRCDFTEREPEFYRNQMLAYGDDAKLLLAYLDVNDFRKKLDEEKNQLVKEQAEIQGKLEELPGSKKFLKKKKVVEEALTLNEKKYKDTDALEQEHGSCIPMATAFFIKSNDELIYLYSAAYDSFKKFNAPYAIQWYMLQYALRQGIKRYNFYGLSGDFRKEAQDYGVYEFKKGFNGVVEELVGDFILPIQKGPYALYKKLKNR is encoded by the coding sequence CTGCATTATTACAATGATATATCCGAAAAGGAGGACATAATTTTGGAATTTACAACACTAACACCTCAGGAATATGAAGCATTCCAGAATCAGCATCCCTATCGGGATTTTATGAACTCACGAAAAGCGATGAAGCTGAAAGAAATTCAAAACTGGGAAGTGGAGTATGTGGGAGTTAAGGAGCAGGATACCATTCTTTGCGCAACACCACTAACATCAATACCGGTTATGAAGGTATACCGTTTCTTTTATGCACAGCGAGGGTTTCTCATTGATTATCATAATGAGGAGCTGCTTCAGTACTTTACTAAGGAATTAACAGCATATTTAAAAAGAAAAAAAGGATTATATATGGTTGTCGATCCAAATGTATTGTATAAAGAGCGCGATATGAACGGAGAACTAGTCGAGCAAGGATTTGATAATTCCTATGTTATAGATCATATGATAAAAGCAGGTTATGAGCATCAGGGCTTCACCAAAGATTTTCAGGTGATCTCAGAGATCCGCTGGATGTTTTCTCTTTATCTTGATGGGAAAGATGAAGCTACACTCTTGAAGGGAATGCATCAGCAGACGCGATGGTCAGTAAATAAGACGCTAAAGCAGGGAATCCAGGTGCGCAAGCTTTCAGTTGATGAACTGCATATCTTCCTTGATATGATGCATCACACCTCACAACGCTGTGATTTTACTGAACGCGAGCCGGAATTTTATCGCAATCAAATGCTTGCTTACGGAGATGATGCGAAGCTGCTGCTTGCCTATCTGGACGTAAACGATTTCCGCAAAAAGCTGGATGAGGAAAAAAATCAACTGGTAAAGGAGCAGGCCGAAATACAGGGCAAGCTTGAAGAGCTTCCAGGTAGTAAAAAATTTCTGAAAAAGAAGAAAGTAGTGGAGGAAGCATTGACTTTAAATGAAAAAAAATATAAGGACACAGATGCGCTCGAGCAGGAGCATGGATCCTGTATACCGATGGCTACAGCATTCTTCATAAAATCAAATGATGAGCTGATCTATCTCTACAGCGCTGCTTATGACAGCTTTAAAAAATTTAATGCGCCATATGCAATCCAGTGGTATATGCTGCAGTATGCTTTGCGGCAAGGTATTAAGCGATATAACTTTTATGGGCTTTCCGGAGATTTTAGAAAGGAAGCACAGGATTATGGTGTTTATGAATTTAAAAAGGGCTTCAATGGTGTTGTTGAGGAACTCGTCGGCGATTTTATTCTGCCGATTCAAAAGGGGCCGTATGCCCTGTATAAAAAACTAAAGAACAGATAG
- a CDS encoding peptidoglycan bridge formation glycyltransferase FemA/FemB family protein gives MQYQFIEQLDAQEHDAFVSSHELCNLLQSSKWGLVKENWKRSIVGVKEQGKLVASCMILIKPLPLGFSMFYIPRGPVLDYTNAALTAYLLKELKRYARRHHCLFITFDPAVHCNDYTIKEANENHYEHIDAMIQLLQKQGAVFKGFTKQIDDTIQPRYHANVYACDDFESTLSKSCKKALSTVQKKMIEVLPYHIDGVEDFAKVMHCTEERKNIHLRDQEYFKRLLEIYGDDAVIYLAKLPLAKLYEDIRKRYEQTVKELEACPENAKKKRFTLEELHASLSRELRELKENLQRDGEVAVVSGALCVKFGPTAEILYAGMDDRYKRYMAPYASFYKCMTWSFEHGCKWSNMGGIEGSLKGGLTKFKANYNPTINEFIGEFDLPVYKSLYSLSQWAMKQRKKALQKA, from the coding sequence ATGCAATATCAATTTATAGAACAATTGGATGCACAGGAGCATGACGCTTTTGTAAGTAGTCATGAGCTATGCAATCTGCTGCAGTCCAGCAAATGGGGACTTGTGAAAGAAAATTGGAAGCGTTCCATTGTAGGTGTAAAGGAACAGGGAAAGCTGGTAGCAAGCTGTATGATTTTAATAAAACCGCTGCCCCTGGGCTTCAGTATGTTTTATATTCCACGCGGCCCTGTTCTGGATTATACCAATGCAGCGCTTACCGCGTATCTGTTAAAGGAGCTGAAGCGCTATGCACGCAGACATCACTGCCTGTTTATCACCTTTGATCCTGCTGTGCACTGCAATGATTATACGATAAAGGAAGCAAACGAGAACCATTATGAGCATATTGATGCTATGATACAGCTGTTGCAGAAGCAGGGAGCTGTCTTCAAGGGCTTCACAAAGCAGATCGACGACACGATACAGCCGCGCTATCATGCCAATGTCTATGCCTGTGATGATTTCGAAAGCACGTTGTCAAAAAGCTGTAAAAAGGCTCTAAGTACTGTGCAAAAGAAAATGATCGAGGTACTTCCCTATCATATTGACGGTGTAGAGGATTTTGCGAAAGTCATGCACTGTACAGAGGAACGTAAAAATATTCATCTTCGCGATCAGGAATACTTTAAACGCTTACTGGAGATTTACGGGGATGATGCGGTTATTTATCTGGCTAAGCTACCGCTCGCTAAATTGTATGAGGATATAAGGAAGCGCTATGAGCAGACAGTAAAGGAACTGGAAGCATGTCCGGAAAATGCAAAAAAGAAGCGGTTTACGCTGGAAGAGCTGCATGCATCTTTAAGCCGTGAGCTGCGTGAGCTGAAGGAGAATTTGCAACGGGATGGTGAAGTGGCAGTTGTTTCCGGGGCATTGTGCGTAAAATTTGGGCCAACTGCGGAGATACTGTATGCAGGAATGGATGATCGCTATAAGCGCTATATGGCACCATATGCAAGCTTTTATAAATGCATGACCTGGAGCTTTGAACATGGCTGTAAGTGGAGCAATATGGGAGGCATAGAAGGCAGTCTAAAGGGTGGTTTGACTAAATTTAAGGCCAATTACAATCCAACCATCAATGAATTTATAGGCGAATTTGATTTGCCTGTTTACAAATCTCTGTATAGCCTGTCACAATGGGCGATGAAGCAGCGTAAAAAGGCATTGCAGAAAGCATAA
- the tsaE gene encoding tRNA (adenosine(37)-N6)-threonylcarbamoyltransferase complex ATPase subunit type 1 TsaE, whose amino-acid sequence MKQITVYSLEDTARLGLKIAEMIKPGMLLTLSGDLGAGKTTFTKYLGKGLGVKKTINSPTFTILKIYQGSKMPMYHMDAYRLEGISQDLGFEEYFEDDGLCVIEWPHFIENQLPNERLDIVITREAGEEEERRFTFTPIGRKYEEIVEAL is encoded by the coding sequence ATGAAGCAGATTACTGTATACTCGCTGGAAGATACCGCAAGGCTTGGACTTAAAATAGCGGAAATGATAAAGCCCGGAATGCTGCTCACCCTAAGTGGTGATCTGGGAGCCGGGAAAACAACGTTTACAAAATATCTTGGCAAGGGACTTGGTGTAAAGAAAACAATCAACTCACCAACCTTTACCATATTAAAAATATACCAGGGGTCGAAGATGCCAATGTATCACATGGATGCCTATCGACTGGAGGGAATCTCCCAGGATCTCGGCTTTGAGGAATATTTTGAGGATGATGGCTTATGTGTGATAGAATGGCCGCATTTTATAGAAAATCAACTGCCTAACGAGCGTCTGGATATCGTCATAACCAGAGAGGCAGGGGAAGAGGAAGAACGCAGGTTTACCTTTACTCCGATTGGCAGAAAATACGAAGAAATCGTGGAGGCGTTATAA
- the tsaB gene encoding tRNA (adenosine(37)-N6)-threonylcarbamoyltransferase complex dimerization subunit type 1 TsaB: MKTLCLDSAHKYLIIGLYENDSLVCGTANVSWKKQSETIFPELMRLMQEAGWDSDDVDEVVITDGPGSYTGVRIAMCVAKVLCTRKHIPLYAISTLQLYAGLTDNAFVMLDARSNRAYTGELCGGSFKTEEQILTLDEIHERLDDKKYVLFGDCELIDREAEEAAFLKNFIALRPYYRKVENIHTLTPRYLKEADAYKVKP, encoded by the coding sequence ATGAAAACATTATGCTTAGACAGTGCCCATAAATATTTGATTATCGGTTTGTATGAGAATGATAGTCTGGTATGCGGGACTGCAAATGTATCCTGGAAAAAGCAATCGGAAACCATATTTCCGGAATTGATGAGGCTGATGCAGGAAGCCGGCTGGGATAGTGACGATGTGGATGAGGTTGTTATTACGGATGGTCCCGGTAGCTATACGGGGGTGAGAATTGCTATGTGTGTTGCTAAGGTTTTGTGCACAAGAAAGCATATTCCACTGTATGCCATATCCACACTCCAGTTGTACGCCGGACTGACAGACAACGCCTTTGTTATGCTGGATGCCAGAAGCAATCGGGCTTATACCGGGGAATTATGCGGTGGAAGCTTTAAAACGGAGGAGCAAATTCTTACACTGGATGAAATCCATGAACGCCTGGATGATAAGAAGTATGTGCTGTTTGGTGACTGTGAGCTGATAGACAGGGAAGCAGAAGAAGCAGCTTTTCTTAAAAATTTTATCGCATTGCGCCCGTATTACAGGAAGGTTGAGAATATCCATACCCTTACCCCGCGCTATCTGAAAGAGGCGGATGCATACAAGGTAAAGCCGTGA
- the rimI gene encoding ribosomal-protein-alanine N-acetyltransferase, with product MIRKAEDRDLERILEIENICFTSRWTGEMFLYELHENEFGHMYVLEIADKVAGFIDFWTTFECCQLANIAIHPDYQGKGWSRCLLDVMVETAEQEQCETVMLEVRPSNTAARGLYKAYDFIEVNIRKGYYSDNGEDAIVMCKALGGNLV from the coding sequence GTGATTCGTAAAGCAGAGGACAGAGATCTGGAGCGAATTCTGGAAATTGAGAATATTTGCTTTACCAGTCGGTGGACAGGTGAGATGTTTCTTTATGAATTACATGAAAATGAATTTGGTCATATGTATGTGCTGGAGATAGCAGATAAGGTCGCTGGCTTTATTGATTTTTGGACGACATTTGAATGCTGTCAGCTTGCGAATATCGCTATTCATCCTGATTATCAGGGAAAAGGCTGGAGCCGTTGTCTGCTGGATGTAATGGTGGAGACTGCAGAACAGGAGCAGTGTGAGACCGTTATGCTGGAAGTGCGTCCCTCCAATACTGCCGCCAGAGGTCTTTACAAGGCCTATGATTTTATTGAAGTAAATATACGTAAAGGGTATTACAGTGATAACGGTGAGGATGCCATTGTCATGTGCAAAGCCCTGGGAGGTAATTTGGTATGA
- the tsaD gene encoding tRNA (adenosine(37)-N6)-threonylcarbamoyltransferase complex transferase subunit TsaD produces the protein MKQTLILAVESSCDETAVAIVADGKQVLSNVVATQIDVHKDFGGVIPEVASRIHVENISMVIEEALDQASVEMEDIDAVAVTQGPGLVGCLHIGVQAAKTLAWAFHKPLVPVHHIAGHIYANRLIADLKFPLLALVVSGGHTELVYMKDEWIFEILGTTQDDAIGEAGDKVGRVLGLPYPGGVYVDKLAKEGKPVYKLARPKTEHPMDFSFSGLKSSVLQFIDRCERKGESFIAADLAASYQETAFGALLERAEYALEKYHPAQMVLAGGVAANSCLREKVEKGLAEKYKNVEFIIPPLSCCTDNAAMIAVAGYIAYIHGVRGDFDLTADPGIELEEAARSHA, from the coding sequence ATGAAACAGACGTTAATACTGGCTGTGGAGTCCAGTTGTGATGAAACAGCCGTCGCAATCGTAGCGGATGGTAAACAGGTACTGTCCAATGTCGTAGCTACACAGATTGATGTACATAAGGATTTTGGAGGTGTCATTCCAGAGGTTGCCAGCAGAATTCATGTGGAAAACATATCCATGGTGATTGAGGAGGCACTGGATCAGGCTAGTGTTGAGATGGAGGATATAGATGCTGTTGCCGTTACGCAGGGGCCTGGTCTTGTAGGCTGTCTGCATATCGGTGTACAGGCTGCAAAGACGCTTGCATGGGCTTTTCATAAGCCACTGGTTCCTGTTCATCATATTGCAGGGCATATTTACGCAAACCGGCTGATTGCAGATTTAAAATTTCCTTTGCTGGCGCTGGTTGTATCCGGAGGACATACAGAGCTTGTCTATATGAAGGATGAGTGGATCTTTGAAATTCTTGGTACCACACAGGATGATGCAATCGGTGAGGCTGGAGATAAGGTTGGCCGTGTCCTGGGGCTGCCGTATCCGGGCGGTGTATATGTGGATAAGCTTGCCAAGGAAGGGAAGCCTGTCTACAAGCTGGCAAGACCAAAAACAGAGCATCCGATGGACTTTTCCTTTAGCGGACTTAAAAGCAGTGTATTACAGTTTATTGATCGCTGTGAGCGTAAGGGCGAATCCTTTATAGCAGCAGATTTAGCTGCATCCTATCAGGAAACAGCCTTTGGTGCTTTGCTGGAGCGCGCGGAGTATGCACTGGAAAAGTATCACCCTGCTCAAATGGTGCTTGCCGGTGGCGTTGCGGCTAACTCTTGCCTGCGTGAGAAGGTGGAAAAGGGGCTTGCAGAGAAGTATAAGAATGTAGAATTTATCATTCCTCCACTTTCCTGCTGTACTGATAATGCGGCAATGATAGCAGTTGCGGGCTATATCGCATATATACATGGTGTTCGCGGAGACTTTGATTTGACAGCTGATCCTGGAATCGAGCTGGAGGAAGCCGCAAGGAGCCATGCATAA
- a CDS encoding DUF378 domain-containing protein, translating to MKKTQKICLIITIIFCLNYALSMLLNVQYLSTLITARPWLEKLCAFLIGVCAFIDILLFKPED from the coding sequence ATGAAAAAAACACAAAAGATCTGCTTGATTATCACGATTATATTCTGTCTGAATTATGCGCTATCCATGCTTTTGAACGTTCAGTACCTCAGCACTCTGATAACCGCCAGACCATGGCTGGAAAAGCTGTGCGCCTTCCTCATCGGTGTCTGTGCCTTTATAGACATTCTCCTGTTCAAGCCGGAGGACTAG
- a CDS encoding PemK family transcriptional regulator: MIKRGDVYYADLSPVVGSEQGGIRPVVVVQNDKGNRYSKTIIVAPISKKMSKPPIPTHVIFSDDSLSYVSMILCEQLRTIDKKRLGQWICTLDNKTLEKINRAIRVSLSI; this comes from the coding sequence ATGATAAAGAGAGGAGATGTTTATTATGCAGATCTGTCTCCAGTGGTTGGAAGTGAGCAGGGAGGCATCCGTCCAGTAGTTGTCGTGCAGAATGATAAGGGGAATCGTTATTCAAAAACGATTATTGTCGCTCCAATTTCGAAGAAGATGTCGAAGCCGCCAATCCCTACGCATGTGATATTCAGTGATGATTCGCTGAGCTATGTTTCCATGATTCTCTGCGAGCAGTTACGAACTATTGATAAGAAAAGGCTGGGACAGTGGATTTGTACTTTGGATAATAAGACACTGGAGAAGATCAATCGGGCAATTCGGGTTAGCCTGAGCATTTGA
- a CDS encoding helix-turn-helix domain-containing protein, translating to MRNIGEIIQDNLEMKNMTQSELGERLGLSQKAISKYVTGKSLPSIDTLEKICSILDVNITSCFNLNLINSLPPQNKDEMEVLNYYRLLNRKNKSLVKNLLIALPKD from the coding sequence ATGAGAAATATTGGAGAAATCATCCAGGACAATTTAGAGATGAAAAACATGACTCAATCTGAATTAGGTGAAAGACTAGGTCTTTCTCAGAAAGCCATCTCTAAATATGTAACAGGGAAGTCTCTACCATCCATTGACACCTTGGAAAAAATATGTTCAATTCTTGATGTCAACATCACTTCTTGCTTTAACTTAAACTTAATCAATTCTTTGCCACCCCAAAATAAGGATGAAATGGAAGTTCTGAACTACTACCGATTGCTGAACAGAAAAAATAAATCCCTTGTCAAAAATCTTCTGATTGCTTTACCAAAAGACTAA